A window from Leptothermofonsia sichuanensis E412 encodes these proteins:
- a CDS encoding AAA family ATPase, protein MEILSVSLKNFKRHSDRHFTFQPGINAIFGENGAGKSSILEAIAWVLFDYTGDYTKEDLIRNGASSAQVSIAFISSRDGRTYEIQRCTTKGYTLYDPQLNERLSYSRIREEVLPWLRQQLGVAPGTDLGKLFASTIGVPQGTFTADFLLTKENRKPIFDKILKVEEYQQTWKKMGDLEKYARSQVEALERDIAGYDEALQELEPLLQKRRQQQQEIEQTERELQQLQATLTQLQTEQTQLTAQATQIQQYESQLERLQARIQGQLETMTRLRADLQQAEQAVAICTSQREAYQAFLQAEEAFQQLQQQWQVEQQLQKQKRQYEKQLGDRQSQLATLTRQLDELAAAAKTIADLQPQVQQQIALEQAQQAISQQLHQCVNWQQAIKTQEKQQAERQKRYAQLDREIIRIRALESTVQQIPVLEQQQQRLQQQLSRIEAATQFETDLRQILEQAKERGDRYLTQAQQAENTLRQLQKTVPLWTAPLDLAIQALQNGTDWQQEFTAALHEILNDLAEQTSSEKLEKQLEATQQNLQTARQQQTEFSTLANLLQRHQELGTEIADLQASLAELQAQLAAEPSLKNQQAQLEKNLQELNDPRGQIRLLDQKLQQQPALQKQAEKMQRAMVEIQENVVGIDQQLAQFPDLTSAMQTQQSIKEQHRQAYQEYLAYRELANTYRDRQQQIEEGTAQLQTLEQEKAQVSQERDRLVQSFDQAHFQSVQAAYQQATTRQIALSARLPDMQKYQSELDQQLARLQAVQEKRIQAQTELEQKRKVEKFIKFARKAYKEAGPRITERYVQSISREADRIFRELLNRPNVSLDWTRDYEIIVQEGAHSRRFINLSGGEQMCAALAVRLALLKVLADIDVAFFDEPTTNMDRPRRESLADAIANIKTFRQLFVISHDDTFEKVTENIILVERETEA, encoded by the coding sequence ATGGAAATTCTCTCGGTTTCATTAAAAAACTTCAAACGCCATAGCGATCGCCACTTCACCTTCCAACCAGGCATCAATGCCATCTTTGGCGAAAATGGGGCGGGCAAATCAAGCATTCTGGAGGCGATCGCCTGGGTTCTGTTTGACTACACGGGAGATTACACCAAAGAAGACCTGATTCGTAATGGAGCGTCCAGTGCCCAGGTTTCTATTGCATTTATTTCCTCACGGGATGGGCGCACCTACGAGATCCAGCGCTGTACGACTAAGGGCTATACCCTCTATGATCCCCAGCTCAATGAACGGCTGTCCTATTCCCGCATTCGGGAAGAGGTCCTGCCCTGGTTGCGGCAACAGTTGGGGGTGGCACCGGGCACTGACCTGGGTAAGTTGTTTGCCAGTACCATTGGTGTTCCTCAGGGGACCTTTACTGCCGATTTTTTGCTTACCAAAGAGAATCGCAAGCCCATCTTTGACAAAATTCTAAAGGTCGAGGAGTATCAGCAAACCTGGAAAAAGATGGGTGACCTGGAAAAGTATGCCAGAAGCCAGGTGGAAGCGCTGGAACGGGATATTGCCGGATACGATGAGGCTCTGCAAGAGCTGGAACCTTTGCTACAAAAACGGCGGCAGCAGCAGCAGGAAATCGAGCAAACAGAGCGGGAATTGCAGCAGCTCCAGGCAACCCTGACCCAACTGCAAACTGAGCAAACCCAACTGACTGCTCAGGCGACCCAGATCCAGCAATACGAGTCTCAGTTGGAGCGGTTGCAAGCACGAATTCAAGGGCAGCTTGAAACCATGACCCGGTTACGAGCAGATCTGCAACAGGCAGAACAGGCCGTGGCGATCTGCACCAGCCAGCGGGAGGCATACCAGGCATTTTTGCAGGCTGAGGAGGCGTTTCAGCAACTCCAGCAGCAGTGGCAGGTGGAACAACAATTGCAGAAGCAGAAGCGCCAGTATGAAAAACAGTTGGGCGATCGCCAGTCCCAACTGGCCACCCTGACTCGCCAGTTAGATGAACTGGCAGCGGCTGCAAAAACAATTGCAGACCTGCAACCCCAGGTGCAGCAACAGATAGCGCTGGAGCAGGCCCAGCAGGCGATCAGTCAGCAACTTCACCAGTGTGTGAACTGGCAACAGGCGATTAAGACCCAGGAAAAGCAACAGGCAGAACGGCAGAAACGCTATGCCCAACTGGACAGGGAGATAATTCGCATTCGTGCCCTGGAATCTACTGTGCAGCAAATTCCAGTTCTGGAACAGCAGCAGCAACGCCTGCAACAACAACTGAGTCGGATTGAGGCAGCAACCCAGTTTGAAACGGATTTACGGCAGATCCTGGAGCAGGCAAAGGAGCGAGGCGATCGCTATCTGACCCAGGCACAGCAGGCAGAAAACACCCTGCGCCAGCTTCAGAAAACGGTTCCTCTGTGGACAGCCCCCCTGGATCTGGCCATCCAGGCATTACAAAACGGCACAGACTGGCAACAGGAATTCACGGCTGCCCTGCACGAAATTCTGAATGACCTGGCAGAGCAAACCTCGAGCGAAAAGCTGGAGAAACAGCTTGAGGCGACTCAACAAAACCTGCAAACGGCTCGCCAGCAACAAACAGAGTTTTCCACGCTGGCAAATCTCCTGCAACGACACCAGGAGTTAGGGACTGAGATCGCAGACCTGCAAGCCAGCCTGGCTGAACTGCAAGCTCAGTTGGCGGCTGAACCCTCGCTAAAAAACCAGCAGGCACAGCTCGAAAAGAACTTGCAGGAACTCAATGATCCGCGTGGTCAGATCCGTTTGCTCGACCAGAAACTTCAGCAGCAACCAGCATTGCAGAAGCAGGCTGAAAAAATGCAACGGGCAATGGTGGAGATTCAGGAGAACGTAGTGGGCATTGATCAGCAACTCGCTCAATTCCCAGATCTAACCAGCGCCATGCAGACCCAGCAATCCATCAAAGAGCAGCACCGGCAAGCCTATCAGGAATACCTGGCATACCGGGAACTGGCAAATACATACAGAGATCGGCAGCAGCAGATTGAGGAGGGGACTGCCCAATTGCAAACTCTGGAACAGGAAAAAGCACAGGTCAGTCAGGAACGCGATCGCCTTGTCCAATCTTTCGACCAGGCTCATTTCCAGTCTGTCCAGGCTGCTTACCAGCAGGCAACTACCCGGCAAATTGCCCTCAGTGCCCGCCTGCCGGACATGCAGAAATATCAATCAGAACTTGACCAGCAATTAGCGCGACTGCAAGCGGTTCAGGAAAAACGCATTCAGGCTCAAACAGAACTGGAGCAGAAACGCAAAGTTGAGAAATTTATCAAGTTTGCTCGCAAGGCATACAAAGAGGCTGGACCCCGCATTACTGAACGTTATGTGCAGAGTATTTCCAGGGAAGCTGATCGCATATTTCGGGAATTGCTGAACCGTCCAAATGTCAGTCTGGATTGGACACGAGACTATGAAATTATTGTCCAGGAGGGTGCCCATTCTCGCCGGTTCATTAATCTATCCGGGGGTGAGCAGATGTGTGCAGCTCTGGCGGTGAGGCTTGCTTTACTAAAGGTGCTGGCAGATATTGATGTGGCCTTCTTTGACGAACCGACGACCAATATGGACAGACCCCGACGGGAGAGTTTAGCAGACGCGATCGCCAACATCAAAACCTTCCGCCAGCTCTTTGTCATCAGCCATGACGATACGTTTGAAAAAGTCACTGAAAATATTATTCTGGTCGAGCGTGAAACAGAAGCCTGA
- a CDS encoding threo-3-hydroxy-L-aspartate ammonia-lyase, with product MKDGFEPAPDGAEVSEATDVTYSDIEAAAQRLHEQAHRTPVMTSTTVNQITGSQVFFKCENFQRTGSFKFRGAYNALAQLCADQRQRGVLAYSSGNHAQAIALAGQLLHIPTAIVMPEDAPAVKLAATRGYGAEVILYNRQLQSREVLGQTLAQERGLTLIPPYDHPQVIAGQGTVAQELIAEVGELDLLLVCCGGGGLLSGCAISARTLAPACQVIGVEPKRADDATRSFHSRSLQTVHNPDTIADGARTPALGKYTFPLVLEYVNDMVTVSEIAILRTMFFLWERLKIVVEPTGALAAAALLEGVISAPHARIGVVISGGNVDLKQAGKLFARVNKPSKPKPPMPWARELS from the coding sequence ATGAAAGATGGGTTTGAACCTGCCCCTGATGGGGCTGAAGTCTCAGAAGCAACCGATGTTACCTATTCAGACATTGAAGCTGCCGCTCAACGGTTGCATGAACAGGCCCATCGAACTCCGGTCATGACTTCCACAACAGTCAACCAGATCACAGGCAGCCAGGTATTTTTCAAGTGTGAGAATTTTCAGCGCACCGGGTCTTTTAAGTTCCGGGGAGCATACAATGCCCTGGCGCAACTGTGCGCAGACCAGCGACAACGGGGGGTACTGGCCTATTCATCGGGGAACCACGCCCAGGCGATCGCCCTGGCTGGTCAGTTACTGCATATTCCGACTGCAATCGTGATGCCAGAGGATGCTCCAGCGGTTAAACTGGCAGCAACTCGCGGCTACGGGGCAGAGGTCATTCTCTACAATCGCCAACTTCAGAGTCGAGAGGTATTGGGACAGACCCTGGCTCAAGAACGCGGGCTGACGCTGATTCCACCCTACGATCATCCCCAGGTCATTGCAGGGCAGGGAACGGTTGCCCAAGAGCTAATTGCAGAAGTGGGAGAACTGGATCTGCTACTGGTTTGCTGTGGTGGGGGTGGGTTGCTCTCTGGTTGTGCCATTTCAGCCAGGACGCTTGCTCCAGCCTGTCAGGTGATTGGGGTAGAACCTAAACGGGCAGACGATGCCACGCGATCATTTCACAGCCGCAGCCTGCAAACGGTTCATAACCCAGACACAATTGCTGACGGGGCACGCACTCCCGCTCTGGGTAAGTATACCTTCCCCCTGGTGCTTGAGTATGTCAACGATATGGTCACTGTGTCTGAAATAGCTATTCTGCGCACCATGTTTTTTCTATGGGAACGCCTGAAGATTGTGGTTGAACCTACCGGAGCACTGGCAGCGGCAGCTTTGCTGGAAGGCGTCATCTCTGCACCCCATGCCCGCATTGGTGTTGTTATCAGCG
- a CDS encoding NYN domain-containing protein, protein MNQRWILAGFVVAGVSLGLSFAVWRDWNRSLTSSLISLTALGSGVAITRFSSNRWQKLDGPRSRNAYRQPSSLSPINIPQPFLTPSEEDANAAIAIFWDYENVKISAQGLNAPLAETLMDYARSLGHPCRKTVYANWRRESDVVVKALYSLGFEPIHVSMGKPNSVDIKLTVDCLNAAYRHPYIQKFIVVTADKDFIPLVHALKAMEKQVIIIGRTDVVSEQLMLSADDFVSLEQLSKDVSNRIGIKIEGSPPSPISYQDAIDCLMEAISEARDQGKSTRFPILDRLMRASLQYRYQGVASIRKPDGSTFASFSKFVAAAEKDGKVQIQTVEGFKEVFLIEEDPLAESDFSPRLVRQMARNHWEIFIHQVKRAFQEGDPNHYLYGRFSILFKYVREAKKSGMLPLSNQSLQTALNQLVEVGVLIEQADGSFRLIENLEERRDDFLDRLSQP, encoded by the coding sequence ATGAATCAGCGCTGGATATTAGCCGGTTTCGTGGTTGCTGGAGTTAGCCTTGGGTTAAGTTTTGCAGTTTGGCGTGACTGGAACCGGAGCCTGACCAGTAGCCTGATCTCACTCACGGCTCTGGGTTCTGGGGTGGCAATCACCCGGTTCTCTTCAAACCGCTGGCAGAAACTCGACGGTCCGCGATCGCGCAATGCCTACCGACAGCCTTCCAGCCTGAGTCCCATCAATATCCCGCAGCCATTCCTCACTCCGTCAGAAGAGGATGCCAATGCCGCCATTGCTATTTTCTGGGACTATGAAAACGTCAAGATCTCTGCCCAGGGCTTAAATGCGCCCCTGGCAGAAACCCTGATGGACTACGCTCGTTCCCTGGGGCATCCCTGTCGCAAAACGGTCTATGCCAACTGGCGCCGGGAAAGTGATGTGGTTGTGAAGGCGCTCTATAGCCTCGGCTTTGAGCCAATTCATGTTTCAATGGGCAAGCCCAATAGTGTAGATATCAAACTGACAGTTGACTGTTTGAATGCGGCTTACCGGCACCCCTATATTCAAAAATTCATTGTCGTTACCGCCGATAAAGATTTCATTCCACTGGTCCATGCCCTCAAAGCGATGGAAAAACAGGTGATCATTATTGGTCGAACAGATGTTGTCAGCGAACAGTTAATGCTGAGTGCCGATGATTTTGTCTCGCTGGAACAGCTATCGAAGGATGTCAGCAATCGTATCGGAATCAAAATAGAGGGCAGCCCCCCCTCCCCGATCAGCTATCAGGATGCGATCGACTGCCTGATGGAGGCAATCAGCGAAGCCCGCGACCAGGGAAAAAGTACGCGCTTTCCCATCCTTGATCGACTCATGCGGGCCAGTTTGCAATACCGATACCAGGGAGTGGCCTCTATCCGCAAACCGGATGGCTCAACCTTTGCCAGTTTTAGCAAGTTTGTGGCAGCGGCTGAAAAAGACGGCAAGGTGCAGATACAGACGGTAGAGGGGTTTAAGGAAGTGTTCCTGATTGAGGAAGATCCACTGGCAGAGTCAGATTTCAGCCCCCGCCTGGTGCGTCAAATGGCACGGAACCACTGGGAAATTTTTATCCATCAGGTGAAGAGGGCATTTCAAGAAGGGGACCCCAATCATTACCTGTATGGACGGTTCTCTATTCTGTTTAAGTATGTCAGGGAAGCCAAGAAAAGTGGGATGTTACCTCTCAGCAATCAGTCGTTGCAGACGGCCTTAAACCAACTGGTAGAAGTGGGAGTCCTGATCGAGCAGGCAGATGGCAGTTTCCGACTGATTGAAAACTTAGAGGAACGAAGGGACGATTTTCTGGATCGGTTGAGCCAGCCCTAG
- the recQ gene encoding DNA helicase RecQ has product MTASLSVPTQFDSLEHALKHYFGYDSFRPGQRQIVEEALQNRDLLVVMPTGGGKSLCFQLPALLKPGLMIVVSPLIALMQDQVQLLQDNGIPATFLNSSLGTAEVRERSQAILQGKIKLLYVAPERLLSEEFLLGFLPQLSERVGVSAIAIDEAHCVSEWGHDFRPEYRQLSQLRHHCPPVPIMALTATATERVRQDIIQQLNLHDPGIHLASFNRPNLYYEVRPKRKTAYAEMVQQIRQSKGSGIVYCLSRKRVDELTYKFQHDNISALPYHAGLSNEVRKQNQERFIRDDVQVMVATIAFGMGINKPDVRFVIHYDLPRNIEGYYQESGRAGRDGEPAHCTLYFGVGDIKTVEFLISQKVDPVTNEPLEDEQRIATQQLRRVVNYAEATECRRTIQLGYFGESFPGNCDRCDNCRYPKPVEDWTIEAQKFLSCVARFAQRGQHFGIAHTIDVLRGSKNERVLKNGHDKLSTYGIGKDRSAEEWRMLARSLIHQRLLDEATDGYSVLKLNDLSWEVLKQQRRVEIAITATSSDTGTAAASQDTEEVEALFERLQALRKRLADEQSVPPYVVFANASLREMARQRPQNRAQFAEITGVGSRKLTQYGDTFLTEIRAFCQEHGLSASPPSPLPPPSLPSPTSPSFTQLQTLELFQQGMNPAEIAEQRNLRIGTVLSHLVELVEMGYDINLEDLVASDRREKIVAAIQVVGTASRRTIYDYLEARYGYDEIHLVLAWWKQQMKRQGAAI; this is encoded by the coding sequence ATGACTGCCAGCCTCTCTGTCCCAACTCAATTTGACTCCCTCGAACACGCGCTCAAGCACTACTTTGGTTACGATAGCTTCCGTCCGGGACAGCGTCAGATTGTTGAAGAGGCGTTGCAAAATCGGGATTTGCTGGTGGTCATGCCAACCGGAGGGGGAAAGTCTCTTTGTTTTCAGCTACCAGCACTGCTGAAACCAGGTCTGATGATTGTGGTGTCGCCGTTAATTGCGCTGATGCAGGATCAGGTGCAGTTGCTTCAGGACAATGGAATTCCAGCAACATTTCTGAACAGCAGCCTGGGTACCGCAGAGGTGCGGGAGCGATCGCAGGCGATTCTCCAGGGCAAGATCAAGCTGCTCTATGTCGCACCTGAACGGTTATTGAGTGAAGAATTTTTGCTGGGATTTCTGCCTCAGTTATCTGAGCGGGTGGGAGTTTCGGCAATTGCGATCGATGAGGCGCACTGTGTTTCCGAATGGGGCCATGATTTTCGCCCGGAGTATCGCCAGTTAAGCCAACTGCGCCACCACTGCCCCCCTGTTCCGATCATGGCACTCACTGCAACCGCCACTGAACGGGTACGCCAAGATATCATCCAGCAATTGAACCTGCATGATCCGGGTATCCACCTTGCCAGTTTTAACCGCCCCAACCTGTATTACGAAGTGCGTCCCAAACGTAAAACCGCCTACGCCGAAATGGTGCAGCAGATTCGCCAGAGTAAGGGATCGGGCATTGTCTATTGCCTCAGCCGCAAGCGGGTGGATGAACTGACTTACAAATTTCAACATGACAACATTTCAGCCCTGCCTTACCACGCTGGACTCAGCAACGAGGTGCGGAAACAAAACCAGGAACGCTTTATTCGGGATGATGTGCAGGTCATGGTTGCCACCATCGCCTTTGGCATGGGCATCAACAAGCCGGATGTGCGGTTTGTGATTCACTATGATCTGCCGCGCAACATTGAAGGGTATTACCAGGAGTCGGGTAGAGCCGGGAGGGATGGGGAACCTGCCCACTGTACGCTCTACTTTGGGGTGGGCGACATCAAAACCGTGGAGTTCCTGATCAGTCAGAAGGTGGATCCGGTGACCAATGAGCCGCTGGAAGATGAGCAGCGGATCGCCACTCAGCAATTGCGGCGGGTTGTGAACTATGCGGAGGCCACCGAGTGTCGCCGCACGATTCAACTGGGCTATTTTGGCGAATCTTTCCCTGGTAACTGCGATCGCTGCGACAACTGCCGCTATCCCAAACCCGTTGAAGACTGGACAATCGAAGCTCAAAAATTTCTCTCCTGTGTGGCCCGCTTTGCCCAGCGGGGACAGCATTTTGGCATCGCCCATACGATTGACGTACTGCGGGGGTCCAAAAACGAACGGGTGCTCAAGAACGGGCATGACAAGCTTTCTACCTATGGCATTGGCAAAGACCGGAGTGCGGAGGAGTGGCGGATGCTGGCGCGATCGCTGATTCACCAGCGTTTGCTGGATGAAGCCACTGACGGTTACTCGGTACTGAAATTGAATGACCTGAGCTGGGAAGTTTTGAAGCAGCAGCGGCGGGTCGAGATCGCCATCACCGCCACCAGTTCCGATACGGGAACTGCCGCTGCCAGCCAGGACACCGAAGAAGTCGAAGCCCTGTTTGAACGTCTGCAAGCATTGCGTAAACGACTGGCAGATGAACAGTCTGTTCCACCTTATGTGGTGTTTGCCAATGCCAGCCTGCGGGAAATGGCCCGCCAGCGCCCCCAAAATCGTGCCCAGTTTGCTGAAATTACTGGTGTTGGCAGTCGCAAGTTAACCCAGTACGGTGATACATTCCTCACCGAAATCCGCGCTTTTTGCCAGGAGCACGGACTTTCTGCCTCTCCCCCCTCCCCCCTTCCTCCCCCCTCCCTACCTTCCCCCACCTCTCCTTCTTTCACCCAACTCCAGACCCTGGAACTCTTTCAACAGGGCATGAACCCGGCAGAAATTGCCGAGCAGCGCAACCTGCGAATTGGCACTGTCCTGAGTCACCTGGTCGAACTGGTGGAAATGGGATACGACATCAATCTGGAAGATCTGGTCGCCAGCGATCGCCGGGAGAAAATTGTGGCAGCGATTCAGGTTGTGGGAACCGCTTCCCGCCGCACTATTTACGATTACCTGGAAGCCCGCTATGGTTATGATGAAATTCATCTGGTACTGGCATGGTGGAAGCAGCAGATGAAGCGCCAGGGAGCAGCCATCTGA